The genomic segment CATAAAGGTGTAAACCTTCCAGTGATCAATGATCCTGAGGGTAGAATCGCTTCACAGATGGCAATCGGTGCCACCCCCACCTTTGCAATCTTTTATCAGGGCAAGCTGGTGCAAAGCACCAGCGGCTGGACCAGTGGTTTAGGTCTCAAATTAAGGCTATGGCTGGCAACCCTCTAACCCAGTCATTTAAATTCAGAATAAGGGGCAGGAGACTAAACCCTGCCCTACCTACATAAGCAGGTAAACCTTAGCTCACTTCACGACTCTTTGCTTTTATCCTCCGCTGACTTTGAATCCATGCCTTGCTTGTGTATGGTTTTAAGTTAGCTGCAGATGAATCTGCACTTTAAGTTTCTGAGCAGTAACACGACAAATGATAACCAGGGAAGAGATGATGAATCATTTTCAAGATAAAGTAGTAATTGTAACTGGCGGTGGTAGCGGTATTGGCAAGGCGACAGCTGAAGCTTTTGTGAAGCAGGGCGCCAAGGTACTGATCAGTGGTCGCCGCATTGCTCCTCTCAAAACGTTAAGCGAAGCCCATCCCGGCAAAATTAGTTATATCCAGGCCGACGTCACCCAGGCCGACGATCGCAAACAGATAGTGCAAAGCGCCATAGATAACTATGGCCAGCTGGATATCCTGGTCAACAATGCCGGTATCTTTACCCCCGCCCCACTGCTAGAGTCTACCGATGATGATTTTAACCGGGTTTATCAGACCAATGTGCTCGCGCCTGCTGCCCTGATCCGGGAGGCTGCGCCTCACCTGGAAAAAACTAAGGGCTCGGTTGTCAATGTCTCCTCGATTGTCGGGCGAGCGGCGATGCAGGGAATGTGTTCTTACGGTGCAAGCAAGGCGGCTCTGGATTACCTGACCCGCACCTGTGCCATCGAGCTTGGGCCCATGGGGATCCGGGTTAACGCCATCGCACCCGGAGTCACTCAAACCGACATGGCTGAAAATATCGTCAAAGAGCAGAAGCAGATGTTCCTGGCCATGACCCCTATGGGACGCCTCGGCCAAAGCGATGATATTGCCCAGGCGATCCTGATGCTGGCGAGTAAGAATGCCGGCTGGGTCACCGGGCAAATCGTCGATGCCTCGGGAGGTATGCTGGTTTAATTTAAGCTTTACCCGACCGAAAGCATGCTATGGGGAGTGATATTCGGAGCTCCCCGATTTCAGCGATTATTTCTGACAAGCGGACTCCTTAAGAGCTCTGACAAATCTCATCCATGAGACGAAACACACCAAACAAATAAATAACTCCCGGGGCAAGCCCTCTCGCTTATGCTCGCCCTCGCTTCGCGAAGCGGAGGATTAGACCCACAGAGATTAAAACTACCTTTCTGGCCAAGTTAAAAACTCTATAGGTTCAACACTTTTCGGATACATAGTCCCTTGAACACTAGTTTGCTTAAAAAATGAGAATGAATCATCATTTGACACTCCAATCACATTTGTCTCCATATTGTTTGATAAAAAACCTTCAGACGAATGAATAAAAGCATAGCTTTCAGGCTTAACTCCATCTTCAGGTATCATTTTATCAAGCACTTTAAATATATCCACTTCAATACGGGCATCTTGCATATTACTATATACTAATGGCTCATTTTTTATTAACTCTTCAGGATTTTCTGGGAGCTCTTCTCCATCCCTGGGTTGCAAATGCAGCATTGAGTACTCATTCTGTCCATCACTTTTCCCCCAGTTTAAAATGCATACAATACAGCCACTTTGAGTGTCAGTAGTCCATAGATGGTTGTCGCCAGGCCTGCACTTGTTCGTTTCCTCGAGGCGGAATGGTGAGTCAGGGGATCTCATTGGTGTATATAAAACATTAACACAATCATGAGGATCACAGTCTTTTTCAGGCTGTACAAATAATGCAGCACCATCATAATCATCATCAGGTGATGGGTATGCTACAATCTTAATCGTGTTTAAACCAATGTTTTCACTTCCAACTACAGCTCCAGAAGATAGAACCGGGAAATAAACTTTATTCTCTTTAAGAAACTCTTCAGGTTTGTTAAGCATCATTAGACTTGGTGAGTCTGTATTTATATTTGGCTCATACCTTTGGATAACTCCAGCTCCAACTTGATTTAAATTATGCATTCTACAACCCTTAGACTAGACATATATAATAAACACTTTATACGCTAATGTTAATCCTAGTTCTTTCAAAATCTATTGTCATATATTGAATTTTCACCAATGATATATTTTACAATTGACGATTAATATCAAACAGTATAATTCAGAGCTATTATTGATTACCCCAAACGTCTGGCACTTTCCCGGAACTTCGAGTAGCCAGGGGAAACAGGTGATCTATTATTGTGATGTATTTAATTTAGGCAGGCATTGGTCCTGC from the Dongshaea marina genome contains:
- a CDS encoding SDR family NAD(P)-dependent oxidoreductase, with translation MNHFQDKVVIVTGGGSGIGKATAEAFVKQGAKVLISGRRIAPLKTLSEAHPGKISYIQADVTQADDRKQIVQSAIDNYGQLDILVNNAGIFTPAPLLESTDDDFNRVYQTNVLAPAALIREAAPHLEKTKGSVVNVSSIVGRAAMQGMCSYGASKAALDYLTRTCAIELGPMGIRVNAIAPGVTQTDMAENIVKEQKQMFLAMTPMGRLGQSDDIAQAILMLASKNAGWVTGQIVDASGGMLV